The Rhodamnia argentea isolate NSW1041297 chromosome 10, ASM2092103v1, whole genome shotgun sequence sequence TTCAGCTAAACTCTTTGGTTAATATTACTCTATTGCATATTCCCCACATGCAGCCACAAAATTATTCAAGATGATATTTGCTCAATGATTGATGTTTTTACTAAGTTGAGTTAAGATGAATCTTGCCGATTCACAATCAAAAGAAGAGCTCTACATGGATTATGATTCTCTTTCGAGTTTGATTAGTGAAGTTATCAACTAGGATTTGTAGGATTTCAAGAAAAGTTTCCGTTTCAGTTTAAGTAGGATATTATAATCCcatactatatatatatttttggtcaGATCCCATACTCTATATTACTCTGTCATTTAGAGGATACCCGTTTCAACTATGAGTCAAACTGTAGATAGTCTATAAATACCGTAGGAATTCTTCTTTTCAATagttttgataatttctttattttggtaGTACTTTGCTTTGGGATTGTGTGATGCAATTATTCTTTTAGGTGTGATGGTTAAGAAACCCTAACTGTGATGCTTAAGAAGCTTTGGATGTAAAGCCTAAACTAGTGGGTGTTCTACTTAATTTCATGTAAGTTCCTCTTGCCTAATTAAATGTGTTTAGTTTTCGAGAAAGCTTGCTCTGGGATTGAATATCAGACACTTCATAAAGCAAGAGCTTGCTGTCATTGAAGCGATGACACTGATCCAATACCAGACGTTATTGAAAAACAAACTCCTTTTGTAGTATTTAGAATCAAGTCCTCAGCTGAAAGTAATTCTATATATGCATTTAGCATTAAGTCCATTCATTCCCATATCCAATTAAAAAGCCAGGTGCAAGAAGCTATGTACTAACACTATCATCGTCATGATAAAGAACCTGATGTCAGAAACCTTGAATAAATCAGAGTACCTGCAAAAGGCTTGGCCATAGCTTGCAGCTCTCAGTAGTGTTCGTTGACGTGACACATCAAACTCATGTCCTGCAGCATCTATGCATGCTTCAACAGCCTCGGGCAAGGATGAACGAATTAACCGTAGATTTTCATCCGCCTGATGTGAAGTACTAATCAGCATTGTCTCAAGAAACAATAATTTCTATCTCTGAACTGTCACAAACCATCATTAGGTCATGAAATAGCTTCCTATCATCTATTACCATGTCCTCATATCACAAGAAATTTCAACGAAATATAAAGCCACCcctaatttgagaaaaaaaaatgataaaattacattaAAACAAACTATCTAGATTCTAGTACATCAGAAATGTACAAGAgctgaaagaaaaagggaaagataaCCTAACTATCTAAAGCACTAAAACTAGacaaaaacagaacaaaaaaacCATAGCCAAAGGACCTATAAGAAGAAGACGACCATAGCTGTAAGAAGAAAAACTTTAACCATTAAAAACAGAAGCTTCAGTTCCATCAAACATTCTTCTGTTGCGTTCTCCCCGAATAAGCCACATGATTAAGAATATGACCGTTTTGTACAACCACTAACACTTATTGCAGTATCGACCAGTAAGTGGCCGGATATCTACCACTGGATGCAAGGAAAGTAGAGAAGATATGACCCTAGGAAGATCGGCAAGGATTTGCAAACCCAATGGCAATAGACACTCAAATTATTTTGGACACTAGGCAATGATAAATGACGTACTTCTTATTGCAAATAGGAAATGCCTGACCTTAGCGCTTCGCCGGTCAAAGTGATCCAAGGCATCATATAGTAAAGCTGCTGCTGACGTacttccaattttgaagatagACACAGTGGAATCAGGAACACGCTGTAGAAATTCCATACTAGTGTTGGAGAGTATCCTCACCCCATCAGACTCAGGAATAAGTACAACCGGCTCATCATAGAGATAGCGCACTGGTTCTCCAATAGGACCAACCATCAAGAGCATGTCATCCCAATAAAGAACAATACTGTCCATTCCACACCAGGCCATCTGCTCAGGAGGCAGAGCTGACTGCTCACATAAAACCAGTGATTCATTATTATAAAAAGTCTTGCTAAATCTCAACCCAAAATATCAATGTGTGATCATTGTGACGCTATCTATCGAGTAGCAAGAAAGATACAAACAGTTCATTGGGACTTCTTGGCAGCAGAAACATGCATCTTTCAAGTACAACAGAGAGAAATAGGAATTTAGGTTCCAGTTAACCTTCTGACAGCCTTCGTGCAATTTTAACTGTCACTCCACTTGCAACAATAAGCTAGTCTTGCACTTCAGCATTTTTTCAGAAGGCCAACACTAAACTGTCCTGATTATTATCATAATGATTCCAAAAAACTAGTTCCACACTTAAAAGAAGTTCTTATCATTGAAGTACGACAAGCATAATCTACGAAACCAACAAAACCAGCATTATTCTTCGATTATACAGAGAAGTAATTCATAATCATCCGGTTGGGATCTGCAATGCATTACCATTTACCATTTGAAAAGCAACCCACCtcacaattgcaagaaaacttGATTTCTGAGAAATCTGTGGGCATAACTAAAAGCTGCCCGTCATGCGTAAAGGCCGCCAACCACTTCCCATCACCGGACACCGCCATCTTCTGCAACGGCCCCAGCACTTCCCCTCCCACCTGGTCCACTCTCTGCACCGagtcctcctccaccaccaccaacccACCCTCCGGAACCCCCATCAAAACCTCCACATTCCCCGACATCACATACTGCGGCTCGATCACCGCCACGCATAGCGGCGAATCCTCAAGCCCAGGATCTGACAGCTTATATGGCTGCGGATTCTTAAAATCCGATACGCAGAACAATTGATTCGCCTCAGTGAGACACACCAATCCATTCCCCCAAAATACGCAATCAACAACGTTCTGCTCGAAACACTCCTTCCCCATAGAAATGTTCGGCTCCACAAGCTCGGCGTGGATATTATACCGAAAAACCGTACCGTCCTGCACGAGGCAGACCAGCGTTTGGTCGTCGGTCCACGACATGCCGATCAACCGTCCTCCGGGGTGCTTCCACACGGTCTCCGCGATCAGGACGCCGGCCGAGTTGAAAATCCGGAGCTTGCGGAGCGCGGACTCGGCGTACAGCTGGACGATCTTCGAGTCGTCCCGGATCACGGCGATGGGGCCGCCGAAGGAGGCGCAGGCGACCTTGTTGCGGCTGAGGTCAATGTGCTTCCAACGCATCTGGTAGAGCTCGGGCTTGCGGTAGTAGCGGTTGTACAGGAGCAGCCACTCCGCCGCGACGGACACGTTCGCCATGGGAGAGAAGGTGAATTAGGGCTTTCGTGGGAGTGATCAGGCGAGTGAGGAGGGCATGCGCATCAAAGTATGGGGGAAGAGCGAACGCACGGAGCGATGATTGAGCGATTGAGAGGTGAGGGGatgttgtagagagagagagagagagaaggaagaatcATCCGAGGAATAAGAGACCAGATATCTCGTTCCAAGAATTTTAATGGCGAGGCGATGTTGCAGAGCACCTGAATTTTTCTCTGAAGCGGCTCCGGCCGAGGGAAAGAATGAGAGGGGTAGAGAGGGGGGAGGGAAACAGGAAACAGCCGAACAAATGCAAGAGACAGCTTCTCCGACTGAAGTTTGGGCCGACCGGAACAGCATGCGGTCTTAGTTGGGCCCAAACATCTATGGGCTCATAACAGCACGACACTAGTAgcgggaaaattgtctaaaaatcctaaatcaattGCATTTCTGTCAATTTATTTATAAACCTTGTGATTATGATAATTGAATCCTTTCACGTTATTTCAATTGAGTccgtccgatcaattttagcggAAAATAGCTAAGATGGACCCCGACCTTCCTACGGGGATGCAGCTAGCGCCGACGTAaagaatttttaataatattttaactttttacgaatttcatttgtttatttattttctttgtccttttctttctctttttttccccttctattcttcctctagccagtcATCGGGCCTCGACGACCGGCTAGAGGCAAGGGCTGACAAGGTTGGCCTCTAGCGAAGATCACCCCCCGTTGACCACCGGTGAGGGCAAGGCTCGTCGGCCCTAGCCTTTAGTCGGTCGTCGGCTATCGCCTAGTGCCACCGATCGgatagaggaaaaaggaaagaaaaaattatccacgtcggcgtcaatCACTCACAAAAGATGCCAtgcgtccacatcaacgatttttttttttatcaaaattgactaattgattcaggtgacaaaatatgaaaaggtttaggactaaattgtcaaaattgcaACAAGCCTgcgacttttttgataattttccctacttATAGCCTTACCGCTTTGATATAGTAAAGCTAACGCAGTCCATATGAATTGTATGatctgatttgatttgatttcagACATATAATTGGCCATTAATCTGACGTGCGGCTTGTGATTTAAGGTTAACGCGGTTGTTCAACATGAATTCGGGGATTCACCTATGTATATGGGTTTTGTCGTAATAATGAAATGGTGATTAACTTCGATGGACCGTGATATGGTGCTTTAGGAGTGCAGACTAATGAGAATGCCATGGATGGCATAGAGTAGTTATTTTCAACCACCACGAGGAATTCTATCCGATTTCACAATGATTCAGAGCACTTTCACCATGACCTAACGATGGCTTAGTACTTTctgcccccaaaaaaaaaaaaaaaatggctcagTACTCAGGAGTTATCGTTTAATCTTTATTTTGACGTAATTTCGCTTCCATTGACAATTCGAATAAGGAGTGAACTTCATTATGCACACAAAGACGTTTTCATTAGACCGATCAAATAGGTGAGTTGGGTTGGATTATAAATGGtccaatccaaattgactcataTAACCCAACCCACTTATTGCCATGCAAATATCTCGACTCATACCCGATCCGattcatattgctaaaacactttcatatttaatacaatttaggaaaacttgtttcttataaaaataatattttaaaaaacattGTATTGTTAAATCATCATGgacaattttataattaaaacaataaaaaaaatctgaagtttttaatttttttctttccattttcgaaaaaggtaaaagaaagaaagaaaaaataaaaaagtaaaacaacaaattataaaaatcagaaaactaaaaataaataaataaaatttgtaaaaattgttGAAGAGAATGATATCACATGAATGTGTTGAGTCAATTAATAATCTTTATAAGTTAAATGAGTTTTTAAATGGGTTTAAGGGCAAAACCATTTACAACCCACCTATAATTAGACTTACAACTCAAACCCATTAACAACCATTTACTAAAACAGTAAAACTTGATTAACCCATATACGGCATATTTCATTGAATATGGGTTAAACCCATTTTGAGATGTCTAGTTTTTATTTAAATCCATTTAAATATTTGAAACAATCCTTAATATTTGATTAAGAAATGAATATTGgctttggtttttgttttttggttgaattggGGCCTTGCTCTGCAATCCCTATATGAAAGTTGCTCTTTACATGAACGACCGTTGCACCTCCTTTTAACCAAATCAAGCCATGGTGGTGTAAATCCATCTGCTTTTCTTCAGGGCTTATGATTGTCTGCTAGACAATTAATGCCATTAGATGCGACGACCCACCAAACATTCAAATTTGATTTAGATCGTGGGGACTAGATTAGGCTTGCTGCAATTATGGGCAATGATGTTTAAATGCAAATTAACGCTATTGTGAGTGCAATTGCCGCCAGTAATTTGACCGATCCTCACGAAGGGAGTCCGTGCACGGGCCTTCGGGTCCGAGCTTAGTTAACCATGAGCCAATACGGTGGCCGTGACGCATGATCAGGATTATAGTAACGGATGTGGATTCAGTAACTTGAAAAGTGTATCGTGCCGCGAAAAGAATGGCTCCATGAAACTATGGCATGGGGAAAACTCAAGTGGGGAAGTAGGATCGCAGCAGTTTGAAAGACCGGTCGCGCTGATGGAATCGACATGCGTACGTCACGAAACAAGATCCAAACCAGTGGCTAAAGGACTGATCGAGCGTGGCattggacgagagagagagagagacagaccaCAGAAGCATCATTGTGTATCAGCACAAGGGCTATTAGCCAAAAAGTTGCAGGCTGTGAGCCTTGTGTTGGTCCACCTGCTTCCCCTCACCATCCGTGAGATCTCCGGCTGTGTCTACTTCTGCTTGTGCATGAATCTTACTTCATCATTTCATCTGACTCGTACAAAGCGAAGTTCATGAAGCTCTTGTCTGCAACAATAAAACACGATGAACTTGCTCAGCTCACCTGGATTGCAGCTCTACTTTCGCTGGATGTGTTTGGTTACTGCTAATCGGCAACTGAAAACAGGAGAACCCCGACACCGTGCTGATCTTTAAAAAGCCGCAACCAGCATGTACATCGTAAACTCTTTCGGTGCCAGATCCGTTTCTCCATGTCTAGGACTTTCAGTAAAGATGGACGAAACCGGTGCAAACCCGGACCTTCTTATTATAACGTATTTCCCTGTTTGGGCTCACCCAAGATAGTGTCACACCGCATAAAACAAGCATCTCTCGTCTCACCCACAGAAGTTCCACTTCACATTGTTTTGCCAATTTTCTGTTTTGTCCACCCACATTCCTTTTGCTCTGCATCTCCACGTTCATAAAGCCTGTCACAGAACACAACTGAACCCCACAACACATTGTTTGAAAAATCACCTCTCTTtgccttttttcccctctccaCTCTGCTCGATTATCTCTTCCCATGACCCCCTTACCTCCATGCAAATATTCCCTGCTTTGCTTTTAGCAACTATATCAACAAGTAAGACTCTTTTCTTGAGcattcaacaaaaagtttgTGAGAGTTGGGTATTTATGGAggatctccctctctctctcgcaatgACAGCTGTTTCCTGATATAAGCGAGCCTAGTGTGTTGCTTTCAACTGGGTAttctagagagaaagagagagaggccatTTCGGTGTTTTATGACAGGCTTGAGGAAAATTAAGAGAAGCCAAGCTAGCTTTCATTATGTAAAACCCATCCAACAGATGTTTTGATTGTCTCCCATGTCAGTGCAATCCGCCAGTATCTACCATATATAGTCCCAGTCTACTCTAGCCTATGCATTGGATCAACCGGTAGAGAGATGCTAGTTCCTCACAAGGTATGTTTCCGAATGAGCACGCTTTTGGTGGTTTTCTCACTGCCAATGTTCGCCGGCTTCTCTCAGGAAAGTGTAGGAAGTCATACAAGCAGCAGCGGCGATGCTCATAACGTAAGGAACACATGATCCTTGCTTAAATCGTTCCATCTCAGCACTCTGAATACTCGATTTTGATGAAGTAATATCTCGAGTTTGCAGGTGAGCCCCTGTTTGTTGTTTGAAATCACGCTGCACGGATTCCTCCTCTGGGCTTCATTAGGGTTGCTGATGCCTCTAGGAGTTCTCGTCATTAGAATGTCGAACAGAGGGGAACGTGGGATAAGGCTCAAGATTTATTTTCGTGCCCATGCCATTCTGCAGGCAAGTTCAATGACTCTGGAAATCTATTCTTGAATTCCAACTGTGTCAGACTAATACTGcaattcttttctcttaattaaCCTCCACCAGCCTGGAGAAGGATAAGATATTCAGGCTTCCCACATGGTTCATCAAAAGTTGATTCCCCACCATGCAACTTTatgataatgaaaagaaatgatTACTCTGAACAGAAAATTTTCCACAAGCCAGTAGATTAGATTTTGTTCGCTACAGTTATTTGAAAAGGAGGAACTTCATTTACCACTCGGAACTAATCGTTCCTAGTACGATGATGATCGCTCcacaattttgaaaagtcatCAAAAAACTAATCTCCAGGCCATACTGTTCTGTGGATTTGATGTTTTAGTATTCCCTCCAGCATCGATTCCTAACTATGAAATGGAGAAAGATGCACACAGATAATAACCCCTGTTGGAATTCTGTCAAGAATCATTAGGCTCCAAAAGAATATAAAGTTCAATTATGACCGCCCTTGACAATTTCTTAAGAGTGTGTTAAACAGTTTTCTTTATTGAATAGATGCTCTCGGTACTCCTTGCCACAGCAGGAGCTATCATGTCAATCAAGAACTTCAGCAACTCGTTTAACAACCATCACCAAAGAATTGGTTTAGTATTATATGGGATCATATGGCTGCAAGCTCTGGTCGGTTTTCTGCGCCCAGTAAGGTAAGCAGTCGGTTTCATCATCATTGGAACTCAATACTTATGTTGGTACTCCTACTGACTAATCTTTTCATCGTGTTTATCCGGCtgaatttgatccaatttaataAGGAACGCCAGTAGAACCATTTTAATTTTGCACAAGTTCCGGCAGTTTTTGCACATTAGTTCTGTTTTTGTTCCCATAAAAGGCTCAAGATGACAATGCAGGATGCAGTGCTTCAATTACCATAGAAACCGTCTGAAAAGCAACGCAAGTTTTCATCTCAACAAACATAAATAAGACgtcaaaagaagaaagtgaaactACCATTACTACTATTGCTGCTACATCTCCTCCTTCGATTTCTTTTCCATCGGAAAAGCGACTGCAACTTCTATTACAGATTAGAACAATTTCATGCCCAACCCCTACTAGGCTTGATCGATGTTACCCAAGATTGTGCAGTTTTGTGCTCAGTAAGTTTGTTTCGAACCTACAGAGGATCCAAAGGAAGATCTCCATGGTTTTTCGGTCACTGGACACTTGGAACCGCAGTTTCACTATTGGGAGTGATCAACATATACTCCGGTTTACTTGCTTACAGTAAAAAGACGTCGAGAAGTATAAGGCTCTGGGTGATACTTTTCACTGTTGAGGtctctttcatttcattcttCTACCTGCTGCAAGACAAGTGGGAGCACATACAGAAGCAGGGAGTAATTTTGGGCAATGAACCTTCAAGACCAATTTGACCAGACGGCCTCACACAGTGGCAAGCAGGAGTCGTTGATCGAGTCCGGTTGAGATTTTATATTGCTCAACACGGTGCTAttaacatttcaaattgattattTATAATTGTTCTATACTCCAGAGTTACTGTACTTTGAAACCACGGCGTCGGGAGTGTGTGAGGCATAGGATAGAAAAGCTGACCGATTAGATGCAAAAAGTTCATTAAGAGGAACTACACTGACTTCCCTTCTGCAGTTGAAAGACGTGCAAAGGTTATTCCAATGAAAATGAAAGGTAAGTTTAGAGGACCTTCTTCATTTTATCAAGTATCCAATCCTGAAGGTAATCACGCCTACAGAACCTCCAGATTTCTGTCCTTTAACAATAGCAACTGAAGATGCAGAGATTTCTGTCAAAAGTGCTCACTAGATAATTCATCAGGAATGCTTCCGAAAAATCTTCTAGAACTGTTTATAAGCCGCTCAATTCCACTTAGCTCATGGGGCATTTCGACTTGGAGAAACAGTGCGAACTTTCTGCAGAAGTCTCGTATGAAACTATGCTCCACACAAAATCTAGGGAACTTCAAACGAACTCTCATACTCGACACTCGACACCAAAGAAAACTTAATCATCGCATTCAAGGATTAACCACGACCTCTTTTGCAAACAAGACGCAAAAGAAAGTGGCAATGATCATACATTAGCGATCTACTGATGCGTAAATGTAAAACATCTTCAACAACTTTATGTCTTCGTATACAATTTTAACTGGTTTTGGAATCAAGCTAAACCGCATCTACAGGAAAAGTTGGTGTGCACGATAACCCTACTAGTCTCAATACACGCAACATATAGACGCTGTATATAACTGAAACTAACAACAGCCTCTTGTTGAATATGGTGCCATAATCTGTGTAtaagatatataaaaattcTCACGGGAAAAGCTGCACATAACCAGTTATTATTGCTATCCCTAGAATTACAACAGGCGGAAGAATTACAAACGCTCCAATAGTTGCCAAAAAAACCGAATCGTTCCTCTGAGACACTTCGTCCAGGTAAGCTTGTCTTTTGATGTTTCTCTTCTGCGAGATGGTCAAGAACTTTTCGCTCACCTTCTTCAAGTTCTTCTTACCCAAGGAAACACTGAAATCTTCTCGTCTGTCCCCAACCAATTGCGCAAGTTGGTCGCGGATAGTGAGTTTACCGCTGATACTGTCGCTCTTGTAGCCTAGTCACCATACATGAATTCAGAGTTAGCAATGGTTCCTCCTTCCAATACTTGCACCAAATGCACAGTACCTGAATGTCcattaaaagggaaaaactcACTCACCGTTCACTGTTGTGCTTGAACTAGGAGCAGTTAGTTGCTCCAGAAAATCCAGTTGCGTACGAGCAGAAGAGAGTGATCCTTGAGAAGGAAAACAATTACAAGAGAACAATCACAAGATGTAATTAGCCAATAGATTAAACTCTTATCTCCATAGTTCAAACCATCCAGATAAAAAGACCCATTTCAAAGGACTAATGATGCACAAAGTACGCGGAACGATTCTCATGTTTAATTCTCAAAATGCTAGTTTCGAAAGACTACGAATTTTTTCCACTACAGGAAACAAAAACACAGATTTGCCTAATTGGATAGAGCGACCACATACTTTCAATCGATCAAGAAAACACCCAAATGACAAAAGGAAGCAACTTTGCAACGGGAGATCGCATCAAATTATTTCCAAGCAGGAGGCACAGATAGCGGTACAGTGACAACGAACAAAAGGGTCATTGCCATTTAAAGGAATCAAGCCCCCCAAACGATGGTCCAAGAGAACTACCAGAGGAAGAAGCAGGAGGGTCCTCTTCAGCAACCTTGCGGCCATCGGCTCTCTCGGTCTGAGCGAGTGctttgaaagaggaagaagaggccGAGCTCGGCGACGATGGGGTGGAAGATGGGAGCTTGAAGAGAGGTCTCTGTTTCGGGATCAGAGGCGGGGGCGGTGGCGGCGTGGTGGAGGAAGGCGCTTGGTGAACAGAAACCGTGCGACAGTACAAAGCCATGTCTGTCTGGTGTGTGATATTCTGTTGTCCCCGGGGGCTGTGATTCTCCTCCACCAGTGCCGCCCGGTCCTTAGGCGCTCAAAATCAGTGGGAActtgaaagtttttttcttttcttttttaaatgtttaTTTGGGAATTTCTGTGGTGATTTTTATTATGGCCACTTTTAATTCCAACACGAGAAAGAAGCTCCTCCACATATTATATTCTCCGATGCAAGGGATAGGAAGGGAACAACGCAAGTAGGTGTCGCTCGAGACCGGCTAGGCCATTATCTTTCTCAAGTCttcttgtaataaaatttggaagAAAACAATCCTCGTtcgaatgttggaaattttttgtttttctaaaataaattaagaagGGAAAGGTTTTCTAAGCGCTACAATGTCGTAGAAATGTTTACATTCGAATCCGTCGACGTGGGTCCGCAAAAACTTATTGGCGTtggccaactttttttttttttttaaattccgaaAGCACTATTTCAAGATTCGAATAATAAAGTCGCCTTCACGGTGGTAGAAGGTGAACACCGCTATGTGGTGGCTGACATCAAGGGTGGCTGCCATGCCCCCTTTCTCGCATCTATTCTGTTCTCTATTCTTTTTTCGGTAGAGGATGTGTAGACCACTTGAATCCACACAAGAAATTTCAGCAAATCGTAGTATGTCATGGGCATTCTTACATTTCCTACAGGAGATCGGTCAAACATTTTAGACGAAATGCCTAACAATagatattattgaaaaatacgAGTATCATCttgaaaaaatactaaaaaaaaaaaaagaattttaaatTGAATAGGGGTGTGTAGAACATGACCGACTAGGGAAACGGAGTGAACTAGCGGGTTTTGAGTAGTTCCTGCAGACACCGATATGATTCCTAGTTCCTAGTGCGAAACTAAACATCGGATCTGAcggcataatttttttaatattttatttttcttttaaatagtaaagaaaaggaaattatcaaaatcctaaattgaacCGGTCCAAATTGGGAACCAGACCAGGACCGATTGGTCTAGGTTGGAACCGGTCCAACTCGAGTACCGATCACCCCTAACAACgaaaattgatttatttgctCATTAATTTAGTTTCCATTTGCTCATGGGCTTGAAGCCTTGACGGTTTCTTTGTGTCCAAGAAGAGGAAGACCCCATTGAGTAAGGAACCGCGTGCCGTGCCCTTTTGCGCGATCCCACGGGTTGCCTATCTGGAACGACAGGGAGCGGAGAGTGATCCTCCGCCACTCTTCACTTGCTAAAGTCAAACCGCTCTGCACTTTTCCCCAAAATGCCCCCACAAACTAGGAGCGCAGCTTCCAATATGTTGATGGTCAGTTTCGTAATCTCAACACCTCAATAGCCGACACCTGAAATGCGACCGTTGGAGttggggagagggagagggagagggagagagagctcgagAACAAACCTCAGGAGTTGGGCGTTCCTCCTTCTTTCGTTTGGCGAATGGCTGGATCGAATCAGATTCCAAAGCTCCGCATAAAGCAACAGAGAGCCTCAAATTGTCGTCAGACTCGTCTtcagtctctctccctctctcaataGTCAATGGGAATGAGTTGAAGATACAAGCGAAGAGGCGGATTTGATGATGGCGAGTTGAACCGAGTCGATTTTGATGGCGAGCAGAAGTGGAGAGGATATATCGCCGAACGACGACCAGGCTCAGCCTCAGCCTCATCCCTACGCATTTCACGTGTCTGGACCTCGCCATCTCTCTTCTCCCAACTGGAGACACCTCCTCAACTCCACTTGGTccgtctctctcctcctcctcctcctcctcatttcTTTGGTTAAAGCTCCAACCTTTACATGTTTCATCGGATTTTGGTCCTTCCCCAACACATGGGACTCGAGGTCCGGGGTGGATATTTCATTAGACTACGaattggttgattgattgattgaatggcATGGTGTCTCACTGGAAAGTTGTTGGATGTCAATGTTGAGTTACTCGATTCAAGTGCATATGATTGTACGTGTCCATTTCAACTGTGGGAAGATTTGGGTTTTCATGAAGGCGCTTTGAGAATTAGACCCATCACAATTTGAGGTGCCAAAACCAAACATGGCCTGCTTGTTCTGATATATCTGCGTTCTGGAAACCGAGATTCACAATGGGGCTGCATCTTGCATTTGGGTCATATTTTCTACTATAGGCAGTGGCATTAGATTATCGAGATTTCACTGCTCCTCCTTAATCGGACAAAGTTCGATCCGGTTAATAATGACTTGTCCATCCAATTGCTCAAGACTTGGAAAATTTAATCAATCTGCTCTCCATTTGAAGGAGCATCACAGTTATTTGCTCAACGGATTATTGAAGTACTTAAATTACTCCTGTTTCATTTCAGCTTAATCAACAATTATTTCTGTACTCTCacatcttttttgtttcttcccaTTGGTTGTATTTCTTCAATGGATGGTTTCATCAAAGCTTGGGGGAACATTACTCGGTGTCTTCATTCTGTTACAGACTTAAGTGGCCCTGTTGATTTCTTATAGGTGGACATATCTTTTTATGAGAGTTTTGACTTGACAACTTTGTTTCTTTAATCCAGGAAGGATGGGAACTACAAAAGAACCGTCGTGGCTTGCTTCATTCAGGCAGTGTACCTCCTGGAATTGGACAGACAGGAGAATCGGTCAG is a genomic window containing:
- the LOC115730844 gene encoding cytochrome b561 domain-containing protein At4g18260-like, encoding MLVPHKVCFRMSTLLVVFSLPMFAGFSQESVGSHTSSSGDAHNVSPCLLFEITLHGFLLWASLGLLMPLGVLVIRMSNRGERGIRLKIYFRAHAILQMLSVLLATAGAIMSIKNFSNSFNNHHQRIGLVLYGIIWLQALVGFLRPVRGSKGRSPWFFGHWTLGTAVSLLGVINIYSGLLAYSKKTSRSIRLWVILFTVEVSFISFFYLLQDKWEHIQKQGVILGNEPSRPI
- the LOC115730853 gene encoding uncharacterized protein LOC115730853, whose translation is MALYCRTVSVHQAPSSTTPPPPPPLIPKQRPLFKLPSSTPSSPSSASSSSFKALAQTERADGRKVAEEDPPASSSGSLSSARTQLDFLEQLTAPSSSTTVNGYKSDSISGKLTIRDQLAQLVGDRREDFSVSLGKKNLKKVSEKFLTISQKRNIKRQAYLDEVSQRNDSVFLATIGAFVILPPVVILGIAIITGYVQLFP